The sequence below is a genomic window from Leishmania major strain Friedlin complete genome, chromosome 30.
GGACGACGGAGCCTGTGCTGGACAACTCGCTCTGGACATGCCCGACACAGCTCACTCTAAAGCCGAAGGCGAAGTCGATGCTGGCCGTTACGTATCAGCCGGTGCGGCCAACAGCCAGCGTAGCGGCAGccaacgcagcagcggcagcggccgccaaATTCTACAGCGCTTCGAATGACCTCGCGACCGCCGTGTTGTCATCGACGGACAAGGCAACCCTCTTCATCCCTCTTCCCAACGGCACTGGGCAATGCGTGGCACTGGAGGGCATCGCCGAGGCGGCTGGGTCGGCCGGCCCGATGCAGGAGTACGACGGTGTTGTGCAGATCAGCCTACCTCTGTACTTCCAGATTCGCAACTGGTCCACGACGGAGATTGCCCGCTTCCGCCGCGAGGTGGAGTGGAACTCGGTGACGCGGACGGGCGACAACGAATCGCGCCAGCTGTCTGAGCGGATTTCTACCCTAATCCGTGTCGAGGGTGACGAGGTCGGCGATGGCAGTCGAAAGGGTACCCCGAGCGCGCGCTCCGGACGGTCGGGCAACCGAATTGGAACAGCGTCGAAGGCTCCCCCGGCGCAGAATGCCATTGAGGTTCCTCCCGGCGCCTCTCGAGAATCGGTGCTCACCGTGACCCCTCTGTGCGAAGGGGTGTACAAGGGCACGGTGCGCTTTGTGCCGGTCGATAGGCCTAGCGACTCCGCGGCGGCTGACGTTGCGCAGTTCTACGACTTTGTCATCCGCGTGCGACCTGTGGAGGTGTCGGTGCCGACGACTGTGGATTTGCATGCAGCCCTCCGCGAGCTGGCCAGTTTCGCGATTCCGCTGACAAATCCACTATCGAAGCCAGCTGTCTTCAAACTCGAGGTAGGAGCTGCAGACGGCACCGCATCACCGACAACCACCGCCGCGAGCGCAGCCCCAGAAACGTTCACGTTTCCGCCGTCGGTAacggtgccggcgcacacgcacgcggaggcgctggtgcaTTTTTTCCCGCTTATCCCGaagccgccggcgacggtgcggtGCACCGTGACGTCTGCTGAACTAGGCAGCACCACCATCTACGACTTCCGGCTCTTGAGCACGTGCGATGTCGCTGCCCCGGAGCGGATGACTCGACTGGTCTGCCCTCTGGGGCAGCACACGAACTTCGTCTTGCGCTTCAAGCACTATTCCAAGACAAACACCGAGTTCTCGATCCGCGTCAGTGGCGAGACGCTGGGAAAAGGTACGGCAGCGTTCACGCGAGTCGGTgcgagcggtggcggcagccaAGTAGCTGTGGTGAAGGTGAACGCctgcccgccgccgccagccacGTCCGCGTCACTGGTGTCCAAGGGGCAGGATGTGGCGGTGGAGTTCAGCTACGAGCCCTCTGAGCTCGGTGAGGCGGCTGAGACTATTGAGTTTGTCTCTCCTGTCGCCGGCACGTACACGTTTCCGATCGTGGCGAACTGCACACTGCCAGAGCGCCAGGGCCCCTTTGTGGCGCGCTTAGGCCAAAATGTACAGCTGCCCTTCAAGAACGTCTTCAGCGATCCGGTCGCTGTCACGGTGACGTCCGACTCGCCGTTCTTTGTGCCGTCGCGCAAGACGGAGACGATCGCGGCACACAAGACGGCGAACGTGACCGTACACTGCAAGCCGGAGGATGGTGTCGAGGTGATTCGAGGTCGAGTCACCATCACATGTGTGCCGCCTGGCAAGCCGGCGCAAAATCAGACGCAGCAACCGATACAGTGGGTGTACTACGTCGAGGCAGTCAACGCGAGTGACCGAGGCAGCTCTGTGAAGCAGTCCAAGGCCAAGAAATGATTGGCTGCAGGCCAgaccgtgcgtgtgcagggcATCTTTCTTTTCGCTTCCTGTGTGTCTACGTGCGGCTGCACGTGTCGTGCGATGAGAGACGTGCCCCTCgctccccttcctctcctcttcgaCTCCTTGGCGTTGCGGTTCACTAGTTGTTCGCCTTCTCAGTTGTGCCTTTCGCTGATGGGCTTTTCCTTGGTTGGTCATCGTGCTGTGGTGTGCGCATCTTGTTTGTGGGCGCATGTGCCTTTTGATGGGAGCTGAGGCCGGTGCCATcgtggaggggagaggatCGCGTACTTGCTGACGTCGACCCTCCGGACCTGGCCATTCGATAAGTAGGAAATAGCGCAATCACGGCTCtgtttctttctctttttcaAAGAAATGAGGTGTGGGGCTCACAAGATGCTTGAGACGAGTGCTGACATCGTGAAGTGGGGCTACACCTCGTGACGTCATCGCTCGCCTCGCTCGCTTGCCGCCCCTTGTCATCCCCATTCTCTGTCGTCAGTAGCCTTGTCATTGTCAGGGGTGCAGCACGCAGGAAGCATTGTTTTCTTTCTCCGAGTGATTAGCTCGTTATTTGCCATGGCATGAGTTGGCGTGTTCATGTCGTCTTTCGGTCTTTATGTTCTCTCTTGGCTGCTTTCTCTTCGTCGTAATTCcttcgcctgctgcgcttctCCGTGGCGGACGTGAACGGCCCCCACTGCCTTACGCGCACACCTGCGCACCCCGCGGCGAGTGTGCATGTCTCGCTCCCCTCTGCACTTCCTGCCCGTCTATTTTTCTGTCGCTCGGCGTACACATGCATGTTTTCAGCTTCGTTTCCATGTAGCAGCACCGCTTGCTTTCGCCTCTCGCGCCTGCCCTGTGtctacgtgcgtgtgtgtgtgtgtgtgtgcgttctTCGGTTTATGTGTATGtacatatgtgtgtgtgtgtgtgtttgctcCTGTTGTGTGTTGTGCTTTACCATTGATGTACATGTGATGTGTGGGGGCGGAGTCAGGGATTCGGGGGATGGGGATGAGGATGACACCCACGTGATGTGGTGAGACTTGCCGTCTCTCTTGCCTGTTCCTATTGCTCCTATTCATTTCCCTTCCCGCCTCTGCAGGTAGGGCTTTGTCATGCACCCCACCTCTTTTATCGTTTCTTCTTGTAGCTAGATTcaaccacgcacacaaatcGCAAGAAACACGAACAAGGATGTATTATGAGCAATAGTGTGGGCGCTCTACCGGGCAAGCGTGCAGTGAGGCTgctatagagagagagagcagaggcGACGCACGCATCTGATGGCATGCCCGAAGGGTGAAGCTGCGAGGTGGTGTTGCAGAACATGCGTGATGCCTCGCGGACGACCTTTCCGACGCCGTCTTTCTACCGCGCTGTGGCGGCACCCACGGCGCGCACACTGAATACAGTTGTTGGTCACCATATGTGCCCTctggtggggaggggggaagggaggcaATGAGCCCCTGATCGGATGGAAATGGTTCCTTGCCGTTTTCGTCGCATCACCATGCGCTGCCTTCATCCAACAAGTATGGCTACTTTGGTCCCATGCTGGGAtgcgcttctctctccatcgTCTCAACCCCCGTCGTTCCGCGGCACTCTTACTGACTCTGTATCTTATTGCGTTCCTTTCACTTCACCTCTCCCACCTTGGCCATCTTCCTCATGAAACAAGTCCACACGTTCGCGCGCGGTGATCAAGGCAGAGAGGTCGCACCAACATACGACACCGGTTTCCTGGTGGCTGTCTTctgtggtgcgtgcgcgctctTGCGCTTCTCTCTTCGTAATTCATAAGTGGCGAGCGGGCAATAAGCTGTCGGGGCCCCTGTAATACGTGAAGCGCCCTTCGCTACCAGAGTATCCTAATCGACCGCATCATTGAGAGCCGTAACTACGAGACCCGTTACTGCGCCCgtcctttcttttttcttgtttctGTCTCTGCGCATTATGCAGACCAACGTGCTGGAGCGTATCCGGGCATTGGAGGCAGACATCGAACGCTGCATCGACTCCATCGTGCAGCAAGACCTATTTGCAGCGTCCATCGAAAACGAAAGGCACCGCATCCTGCTCGACCACTTCACTCTGCAGCAGGTTGGAATCGTCCGTTCCACCGCGGAGAAGCTGCTCGACGTGTACTtggacgaggacgacatTGTGCAGGTCCAGAATGCGCCGGCGGAGAGCCCAGACAacatcgcggcggcggtcaaGGAGTTCGAGGCGAAGATCGCCGACATCCGTGAGTATCACCACATCTACCGTGATCTGCCACCCGTAAAAGATGAGCTCGCCGTGCCTAGCCCAAGGCTGCTCGATGACATCTTCACCGTCCACGAACGCTACGGGGCCTGCTTCGATATGGACGCGCACTACAACCGCTACAGCGCGTTCATGGTGCACACAAAGACGCTGGCGGAGGGGTGTGTTTCGGCGTCGGCGGAAGTCAAGAAGGAGTTGGCTCCGCTGTCGCCATCCTCAGTTCTCAAATGGTCGTCGATGTGGCCTGGTCGATTGGACTTTTTCAGCTTCACaaaggcgctgccgcagctgctgttgcaCGAGGTCGAGGCACACCGCAAGATTGTAGGCTTTGCCCTCTACAAGCCGTTTGttgcggagctgctcgcctACCTGGAGGGCTTCTACCGTCGCATCCACCCTCTTAAGCCGGCTGCGTTGGAGCGTCTcatggcggaggtggagagtGATGCGGAGAAGTACTGGGCATCCCTTGTGGAGGTCAAAGCAGAAGTTACGAGCgtcgcggcgacgacggcggctgcaTCCACAGAGGATGAGCAAGCTGATGTGCAAGATGTAGAAGATGAGCgagtggaggagagggaggcaggcggcgcagcaggatCGTCGTCCAAGGGCCAaacggcagcgccggtgcgcatTGCGGTGGGGAACAAGGTTGCCTGCGGACTCGCGATcccgccatcgctgcggcagcacgtcAAAAAGTTTAGCCTGTGGCCGCTGCCCTTGATAGAGAAGCTGATAGAGGACGTGGGGCAGGCGAGCGGCACCTCCGACGGTGCCGTGGCGTCGACGTCTAAGCTCCCCACAAGCGTCGCCGACGTGAAGATGGTGTGCCTCATGGAGGCCAAGGCCGCCGCTCTGCTGCAGTCGTTCCTCTACACCACTTTGGAGACGACCAACACGTCGCTTTTGCGCGACTACAGCCGCACCTTAGAGGAGCTGGAGAATGACCGCGAGGTGGCCGAGCAAGAATTCCTCGACTCattggaggaggtgcgcaagAACTCGGCAGACACGATGGAGGGTACCGTGGCCCACGCGGCGGAGTATAACTTGAAGCTCGCTCTCGAGGACAGCAAAGGCAGTCGCCGTGGCCGGCACGGAAAGGCGAgtgcgccggcgcccgtCGCGGCAGCCCCGGCTGCACCAGAGCTGCCGCtagaggaggaagaggaacaGCTGATCGGTGAGAACGGCGAGCCCATTCCCCGCTGGCTCGCACAGCTGCATCAGCTGGACAAGATGTTCCGCTGCGACGTGTGCGGTGGCACTATCTACAAGGGCCCGAAGGTGTTTCGCGAGCACTTTGGCGCGGAGCGCCACGCGGAGggtctgcgccgcctcggcgtaATGCACCACCTGAAGAGCTACGAAGGTATCACCTCCATTCGACAGGTGGTCGAGATGCGGGAGCAGCTCACCGGTGGAGAGAGCGGCTTTCGAAAACGACTGCGAGACAACACCGACAACGAGGAAATCCAAGATGCTCGCGGCCACGTGGTGACCGCAAAGGAGTATCTtcgtctgcagcagcgccggcgctgacCACCACGCTCGGCCAGCTCTGTCCCGGTAAACGTGGCGCGACGGCTCACAaagcgagagaagaagaggcgggtttggggaggaagaggagccGTGGTGCGCTTGTGGTCATGCCACACACAGCTTGCTTAGCAATGAGCTTTTCTTGTGACTTTGCGCTTGCTGCGCGTTGAGTGCGTTGCCGTGACGATGAGATGAGCACCTACCGAGTCGGAAAGAGCTCCAACGCACCTGTGCGAGCTCGCGGTTCTTCGATGTATTCCGCTTGCTTTCTTAGTTGATGAGAGTGGTGGTGTGGTGCGCAGGTTCGGCGTCGCCTACGAAGagcagcgaaaaaaaaaacaaagggaTCAGCAAAGAAGCGCACATGCCCCTTCACGCCTGCCCCTGGGTGAAGAGAGTGTAATGGGTATGCGGCACAATCGGTGCGCAGGACTGTACCTACGAGGCTGCAGGGGGAGGGCCTACGGAGGCCGCGTAATGCTGACGCGAACATCATGATGCCCCGCAGCCGTTGCAGGCTTCACGCTTACTGATCCCTGTTTCTCGCACATCCAGTATGCACGTCGACACAGACAAATGGAAAAAAGGGCTCCTCAATGTGCAAGTGCCTGTAAATGCTTTGAACTCTGACACCGTCCACGCGCCTTCTTCAGGTGTTTGTGTCGATATATCGCCTGCGTCTCTgttcccccttttttccccATGCTGTCGGTCTTTCGCTGCGGGTGCCCTCCTGCCTTCTCCTActttacacacacacacacatatatatatatatatattgcTTTAACGCCTGTCCTCTGCCTTCTTGACCACTGCCCTACCTGTGtctacacacatacacacacacgtcgaTGCGTTTCGTAGCTGCAGCTTAGGTGGTTGCAGGGCCTTCAGAGCAGAAGACGTCCACAAGCGTCTGCTTTCTTGTTTTTTCTTCAGTCGCTTTCTGCATCTCCTGCGCACACATGAGTCAGTCGTCATTAGCATCATCCACGGCATCGGGgtgtgcgtcggcgccgtcatcgtccggcagcgctgccgttcTTGCTGCTTGGCCGCTATCATCAGCGACAGATATAGAAGACACTACGGCGACTACATCAGTGACGACGTCCGCCTCTGCTTGCTCTTTGACCGACGGTGACGCTGACGCCAGTGCGCCGCCCGTGCTACACGACGGCTTGTGGTCTCTTACTGCCCCACTATCGGATCCTTCAACGGTCACGACGACGAtagcggcggccgcggatGCGCCGTATCAAGCTCCGGAGGCCTTGCCTAGCCTGCAGCCTCTGCCGAGTATCgacgtggtgcagctgcgcggaTTCATCTCGAATGCGATCGGAACGGTGTCTGCGAGCTGCGCTATGCTGCCGCAAACGGTTTTGCCCACCTCAATCTCCCCCTCGCATGACGATCCTGGCGACACGTTGGCGGCTCCACGGTCGTCGCCGCTGAGGGTACCGTCTTCCGTGGCGTCCCCTAGCGTCGCCAGCGACGCATCGACATCGCAGCAGGGAGTTGCGAGCTCACTGCCCACAGTTGCGCTGGCGCCGTCACCAGAGTCCCCGGTCCCGTTCGCGCCGGTTGTAGCTGCGGATCAAGAGCACCATAGTGACATCCCTGGTTCGTCTCCAGCAGGCACCCCGTCGACCACGTCTGCTTCTTCGCCTTTGTCGCAGCCGCGGGCGACAGCCGAGGCAACGCGCATTGTCGCTTGCGACTACACAGCGCCTGCCACTCGAGAGGAGCGCTTCCGCCTGGGCCTCTCACCGTCTATTGAAGGTGCGGTCACTTCGCCACCGAtatgcggcgcagcggcatctcCTGGAGGCCAGAGCGCTACCCATTCGCTACCAGCAACACCAATGGCACTTGATGCCAAGCCCGCTAGCACCTCA
It includes:
- a CDS encoding putative splicing factor 3a, which encodes MQTNVLERIRALEADIERCIDSIVQQDLFAASIENERHRILLDHFTLQQVGIVRSTAEKLLDVYLDEDDIVQVQNAPAESPDNIAAAVKEFEAKIADIREYHHIYRDLPPVKDELAVPSPRLLDDIFTVHERYGACFDMDAHYNRYSAFMVHTKTLAEGCVSASAEVKKELAPLSPSSVLKWSSMWPGRLDFFSFTKALPQLLLHEVEAHRKIVGFALYKPFVAELLAYLEGFYRRIHPLKPAALERLMAEVESDAEKYWASLVEVKAEVTSVAATTAAASTEDEQADVQDVEDERVEEREAGGAAGSSSKGQTAAPVRIAVGNKVACGLAIPPSLRQHVKKFSLWPLPLIEKLIEDVGQASGTSDGAVASTSKLPTSVADVKMVCLMEAKAAALLQSFLYTTLETTNTSLLRDYSRTLEELENDREVAEQEFLDSLEEVRKNSADTMEGTVAHAAEYNLKLALEDSKGSRRGRHGKASAPAPVAAAPAAPELPLEEEEEQLIGENGEPIPRWLAQLHQLDKMFRCDVCGGTIYKGPKVFREHFGAERHAEGLRRLGVMHHLKSYEGITSIRQVVEMREQLTGGESGFRKRLRDNTDNEEIQDARGHVVTAKEYLRLQQRRR